In Castanea sativa cultivar Marrone di Chiusa Pesio chromosome 6, ASM4071231v1, a single window of DNA contains:
- the LOC142639825 gene encoding uncharacterized protein LOC142639825, translating to MERNLESSASDEANFDAMFSGVSLQSFLTLNTTQTLPSSATTTSTFPALNLNHSSSATHLGESSSLNYAASESEFKILKTEPFYYPSDGFLETESTHPFNFLSIPIPIPNHSVLTANSSSSSSSSSPFHHLPDLHSLELTQAQQVQVQFYPPLLPQLPSKRVRVDSATHSQQETLDSIVQSCRVMPQSKLARRRRQKLSEKTQSLQRLMPWDTKMDMATMMDEAHKYITFLQAQLKALQTMPPSSSSSSSSSSPSAHYEFGGLERLTRNQVLRVLLNSRVAQTVLYSKGCCVVSVEQLDLLQNLIFQQQQLVLAPSSSRLFFNH from the coding sequence atggaGAGGAATTTGGAAAGCTCTGCCTCTGATGAGGCTAACTTCGACGCCATGTTCTCCGGAGTGAGCCTTCAGTCTTTTCTCACTCTGAATACTACTCAGACATTGCCCTCATCAGCTACAACCACCTCCACGTTTCCGGCTCTCAATCTGAACCACTCCTCCTCCGCCACCCACCTCGGAGAAAGCTCTTCTCTCAACTACGCTGCCTCGGAGTCGGAGTTCAAGATTCTCAAAACCGAACCGTTTTATTATCCATCGGACGGTTTCCTCGAAACTGAGTCTACTCACCCATTTAACTTCTTATCCatcccaatcccaatcccaaACCACTCTGTTCTCACGGCCAACTCttcctcatcatcttcttcttcttcacctttCCACCACTTGCCAGACCTACACTCCCTGGAACTCACCCAAGCTCAACAGGTCCAAGTCCAATTTTATCCCCCTCTTCTGCCTCAGTTGCCATCGAAACGAGTCCGAGTTGACTCGGCGACTCACAGCCAGCAGGAAACCCTAGACTCAATCGTGCAGAGCTGCAGGGTGATGCCACAGAGCAAGCTGGCAAGGAGGCGTCGTCAGAAGCTGAGCGAGAAGACGCAGAGCTTGCAGAGGCTAATGCCGTGGGACACGAAGATGGACATGGCGACTATGATGGACGAGGCCCATAAATACATCACCTTCCTTCAGGCCCAACTCAAGGCACTTCAGACCATGCCTccttcctcctcttcttcttcttcctcatcatcCCCTTCGGCCCATTACGAGTTTGGTGGGCTGGAGAGGCTGACCCGAAACCAGGTACTCCGGGTCCTACTCAACTCGCGCGTTGCTCAGACTGTGCTCTACTCCAAAGGCTGTTGCGTTGTCTCTGTGGAGCAGTTGGATTTGCTCCAAAATCTGATTTTCCAGCAACAGCAACTGGTGCTTGCTCCATCTTCGTCCAGGCTCTTCTTCAATCACTGA